AAGTCTGAAATAACTCCTACGGGCAACCACTGAAAAAGAGGGCATAGGAAAACAAGCCATCTATTAATGACTTTAATGGAAATATTTGGTTAAAAAGACATTAGGTTGAAGTTGCCACCGGAAGCACTTTAAAGCCTTGACTTTTAGCTAATAAAATAGCCTGTTCTACCGTAATTTCACGGTTTACTGGAAGAACGTCGGCTTTTTTATATAATTCAGGATTATATGGTTCTTTCTTTTTGAGAATGTTGTAGATAGCGGTTAAAAGCATGCGTGCAATGGCAATAATTGCTCGTTTGTGACCCCTGCGTTTTTTGAGTTTCAAATAGCGGTTTCGAATTTCGGGATGCTTTTCACTTTTGACTACAGAGGTAGCACACTGTACCAAAAGAGGCTTTATGTAGCAGCCTGCTCTCGAAATTCTTACTGACTTTTTCTTGCCGGCACTCTCGTTATTGGTGGGTGTAAGTCCTGCCCAGGAACATAAATGCTTAGCTGTCGGAAACACGTCCATATTGACACCTATTTCTGAAACCACGGCAATGGCGGAAAAGATGTTCTTAAAGGACGGAACAGTTAAGATCAAGTTAATTTCCTCTGTGTAGGACGCGGCAAGGGAAAGAATGATGTTTTCAAGGTCAGCTTTACGAGACAGAAGGTCTTCATAATGCTGTTTAATCACCTTTAATTTCCCGGCTTGCTCTGGTGTAATAAATCCGTCAATGGCGAGTTCCAATTCAGGAAGTTTATTCTTCATGGAGCCGTGAATTAAAGGTTCAATATCAAAAGTAGTGTCTAAAGGATTTTTAAGGAGCTTTTCAATGATGTTCATAGAGCTTTTGCCGAAGGTATCTGAAACAACATTTCCAAGTTGGATGTTAGACACGGTTAAACTGTTTTGAAGACGGTTTTTCTCACTTGACATAAAATTAGTCAGTTTAAAACGATAACGCA
The sequence above is a segment of the Pueribacillus theae genome. Coding sequences within it:
- a CDS encoding IS110 family RNA-guided transposase, whose amino-acid sequence is MALKIVYPICCGIDVHKTFVVACIASTNKGVTTYKRHRFSTYTKGLNELSQWLCENNCKDVCMESTGKYWIPVFNVLEDSCNITLAHPKYVKAIRGKKTDQKDAKWIADLFKHDLVAGSFMPPLEIRQLRDLMRYRFKLTNFMSSEKNRLQNSLTVSNIQLGNVVSDTFGKSSMNIIEKLLKNPLDTTFDIEPLIHGSMKNKLPELELAIDGFITPEQAGKLKVIKQHYEDLLSRKADLENIILSLAASYTEEINLILTVPSFKNIFSAIAVVSEIGVNMDVFPTAKHLCSWAGLTPTNNESAGKKKSVRISRAGCYIKPLLVQCATSVVKSEKHPEIRNRYLKLKKRRGHKRAIIAIARMLLTAIYNILKKKEPYNPELYKKADVLPVNREITVEQAILLAKSQGFKVLPVATST